The Gemmatimonadota bacterium genome has a window encoding:
- a CDS encoding ABC transporter permease — protein sequence MFKNYITIAIRNFLGQKTHSIINIAGLSVGLTCSFLIFMWIAHELSYDQFHVEGDRIYRLMRHHHGMNKISTLSSIPHPSAKLLEERYPEVTETVLVTWNQPMLLTHGEQTFRDRGYHAGPAFFKIFTFPLILGDPETVLSEPDNIAISERLAEKYFGEDWRSIAMGQIFVVNNTHALVQYDNKSFKVTGVFENMPVNSTQRYDCILPMASYLANKRSFYQWTVNHLRLYVQLQKDVNIDQFNAKIKNIIKENDKTVTSDAFLQPYQDMHLYSDYRNGKLVGGRIDYVRMFIVVAVFIILIASINFMNLSTARSTQRAREIGIRKAVGAHKTILIGQFMGESLLMTMFSAILALVMVILVLPAFSDLVNQTLTTDLFSIEILLIFFGIAIVTGLLAGSYPAFYLSNFNPVIVLHGTFTPGSGSSQLRRVLVVFQFGLSILLIIGTLTVYEQIAYMRNKDLGIDRDNLVYMRLEGAAKRQYEAFRHELLRQPGIVGVTSTAHNPLRVTSTGTNAMWAGRDPNSEHIFHRFQANYDVVNTLQMELVHGREFSRDFPGDLRSFIVNEEMARVMGMENPVGTRLRFGREGPIIGVVKNFHFQSLYTAIEPLIILLSPTRTEYLFVRIAAGQTAEAIAGIEGAFKKFNADRAFEFSFQDEQFENMYRNESTMGTLATFFAIFAIFISCLGLFGLASYTAEQRTKEIGIRKVLGASIPHLVILLSKEFIRLVVISFALAAPLAYHFMTEWLNDFAYHTSLGWRVFVFAGILSLIIACLTVSFQAIKVAIANPVESLRYE from the coding sequence TAAGATCTCTACGCTGTCTTCTATCCCGCATCCGAGTGCCAAATTGTTGGAAGAGCGATATCCCGAAGTGACCGAGACCGTGCTTGTGACCTGGAATCAGCCCATGCTTTTGACGCATGGAGAGCAGACTTTTCGGGACCGCGGATATCACGCTGGACCGGCCTTTTTTAAGATTTTCACCTTTCCCCTCATCCTGGGCGATCCCGAAACAGTACTTTCGGAACCGGATAATATCGCCATCTCTGAGCGACTGGCCGAGAAGTATTTCGGAGAGGATTGGCGAAGTATTGCAATGGGGCAAATTTTTGTGGTGAATAACACGCACGCGCTGGTGCAATACGATAACAAAAGTTTTAAGGTGACCGGGGTTTTTGAAAACATGCCCGTAAATTCGACGCAGCGATATGACTGTATTTTGCCGATGGCATCTTATCTGGCTAATAAACGCAGTTTTTATCAGTGGACGGTAAATCACCTTCGACTATACGTTCAGTTGCAAAAGGATGTCAATATCGATCAATTCAATGCCAAGATTAAAAATATCATCAAAGAGAATGATAAGACGGTTACAAGCGATGCTTTTTTACAACCCTATCAGGATATGCATCTGTATTCCGACTACAGGAATGGCAAGCTGGTTGGTGGTCGAATTGACTATGTGCGGATGTTTATTGTCGTGGCGGTGTTCATCATCCTGATCGCGAGTATCAATTTTATGAATCTATCGACTGCGCGTTCTACGCAACGCGCCCGGGAAATTGGGATTCGCAAGGCTGTTGGAGCGCATAAAACCATTCTGATTGGGCAGTTTATGGGAGAATCTCTCCTGATGACCATGTTCTCTGCCATTCTGGCGCTGGTCATGGTCATTTTGGTTTTGCCGGCGTTTAGCGATTTGGTTAATCAGACGCTCACGACCGACCTGTTCAGTATCGAGATTCTTCTCATCTTTTTTGGCATTGCGATTGTAACCGGTTTGCTCGCGGGGAGCTATCCCGCTTTTTATCTTTCCAATTTTAATCCCGTCATTGTTTTGCACGGTACTTTTACACCGGGGTCGGGTTCGAGTCAATTGCGCCGGGTGCTGGTGGTGTTCCAATTCGGTCTTTCTATTTTGCTCATTATCGGCACGCTGACGGTTTATGAGCAGATTGCGTATATGCGAAATAAAGATCTGGGCATTGACCGCGATAATCTGGTGTACATGCGGTTGGAGGGGGCAGCTAAGCGGCAGTATGAGGCTTTCAGACACGAACTTTTGCGACAGCCAGGCATTGTCGGTGTGACCAGTACCGCACATAACCCACTCAGGGTAACGAGTACAGGAACAAATGCCATGTGGGCGGGTAGAGACCCCAATTCAGAACATATTTTTCACAGGTTTCAGGCCAACTACGATGTGGTCAATACCCTGCAAATGGAGCTTGTTCACGGGCGCGAATTTTCCAGAGATTTTCCCGGCGATCTCAGAAGTTTTATCGTGAATGAAGAAATGGCCCGGGTTATGGGCATGGAAAACCCGGTTGGTACCCGTCTGCGGTTTGGTCGCGAAGGTCCAATTATTGGTGTGGTTAAAAATTTTCATTTTCAATCCCTGTACACCGCCATCGAACCGCTGATTATTCTTCTGAGTCCCACCCGGACGGAGTATTTGTTTGTTCGTATTGCCGCGGGACAAACGGCTGAGGCGATTGCAGGTATTGAGGGGGCATTTAAGAAATTCAATGCGGACCGTGCTTTTGAATTTTCTTTTCAGGACGAACAGTTTGAAAACATGTATCGCAACGAAAGCACGATGGGCACGCTGGCCACTTTTTTCGCCATTTTCGCCATTTTTATTTCTTGCCTGGGTCTGTTTGGCCTGGCGTCCTATACCGCCGAACAACGCACCAAGGAAATCGGCATTAGAAAAGTTCTCGGTGCGTCTATTCCCCATCTCGTCATTCTGCTTTCCAAAGAGTTCATCAGGCTGGTTGTCATCTCCTTTGCGCTGGCCGCCCCGCTGGCCTATCACTTTATGACCGAGTGGTTAAATGATTTTGCGTACCACACATCTCTGGGCTGGCGCGTCTTTGTTTTCGCTGGCATCCTGTCTCTGATTATAGCCTGCCTTACCGTGAGCTTTCAAGCGATCAAAGTCGCCATAGCCAATCCCGTTGAGTCGCTGCGGTATGAATGA